From the Octopus sinensis linkage group LG28, ASM634580v1, whole genome shotgun sequence genome, one window contains:
- the LOC118768388 gene encoding uncharacterized protein LOC118768388, whose product MFSHFFLCCLFLLFSCTSTFLLLLLLLLLTTTTTTTTTSLSIYLSICLSVCLFFLSVRCLSIHICSSPHSSRLYINFILLLSLLFFFSLFFLFYFSDLFFFPSFSSPLLLLLPVLYYYYYYYYYYYYLFMFSSLSYLTRTSCAPPPRSRLQFPLLSPISLRFLFLQLSPSLSPSLSPSPFLSLSVFQLLSLSVSCSLSSLSLSLSLSLSLSQSLSLSLLFSLLLCPFSLFHCLQTSPPLPPPLSLSPQDLFISEQEIPAPAPHPFLQFIHSFVFIIIIIINIIIITIIIINFITIAVPTYFIFIYLIYIFTGISFRIMFLTCLLQSRNVSSRTTGDSNKFTTTYLELDYVYYISALCTHLCGGVKCAHDDE is encoded by the exons atgttctctcatttctttctctgctgtctatttctacttttttcttGTACCTCTacttttttactactactactactactactacttactactactactactactactactacgtctttatctatctatctatctatttgtctgtctgtctgtctgtttttcttgtCTGTCAGATGTCTGTCAATCCACATTTGCTCTTCGCCACATTCTTCTCGTCTTTACATCAATTTCatacttcttctttctcttctttttttcttctctc tcttctttctcttctacttCTCTGATCTatttttcttcccttccttctcctctcctcttctcctccttcttccagtcttatactactactac tactactactactactactactacctgttCATGTTTTCTAGCCTCTCTTACCTCACCCGCACCTCATGCGCCCCTCCGCCCCGTTCTCGCCTCCAGTTCCCTCTATTGTCCCCAATTTCCCTTCGTTTTCTTTTCCTCcagctctctccttctctctctccttctctctctccttctccctttctctctctctctgtctttcagttgctatctctctctgtcagttgctctctctcctctctctctctctctctctctctctctctctctctctcgcagtcGCTTTCTCTCTCGCTGttgttctctctccttctctgtcctttctctctcttccactgtCTGCAAACCtctccccccctcccccctcccctctctctctcacctcaagATCTCTTCATCTCTGAACAAGAAATTCCCGCCCCCGCACCCCACCCATTCCtacaatttattcattcatttgtatttattattattattattattaatattattattattactattattattat taattttattaccaTTGCTGTACCTACttactttatatttatctatttaatatatattttcactggAATATCTTTCAGAATCATGTTTCTTACCTGTTTGTTGCAAAGTCGAAATGTTTCCTCTCGTACAACTGGAGACAGCAATAAATTTACAACAACATATCTCGAACTGGATTACGTGTATTATATATCAGCCTTATGTACGCACTTGTGTGGTGGGGTGAAGTGTGCGCATGATGATGAGTAa